The Pirellulimonas nuda genome includes a region encoding these proteins:
- the pgsA gene encoding CDP-diacylglycerol--glycerol-3-phosphate 3-phosphatidyltransferase, whose protein sequence is MIWNVPNTLTLGRVALAVGCFAALSLHGYLIALVLFVVASVTDFVDGWWARRFDQKTRFGRIADPFADKLLVCGVLIYLAAEAGSQIAPWMAVAIVARELLVTMLRSEVEVSGGDFSARLAGKLKMVLQCAACLMSLWLLHAGQSAASSPAWLPDATYWTAAATVVLTLYSGWGYVALAAGMLTADREAA, encoded by the coding sequence TTGATCTGGAACGTCCCCAACACGCTCACACTCGGCCGGGTGGCCCTGGCGGTGGGGTGTTTTGCCGCGTTGTCGTTGCACGGCTATCTGATTGCGCTGGTGCTGTTCGTCGTCGCCTCGGTCACCGACTTTGTCGACGGCTGGTGGGCGCGGCGGTTTGACCAGAAGACCCGCTTCGGGCGGATCGCCGACCCCTTTGCCGACAAGCTGCTAGTTTGCGGCGTGCTGATCTACTTGGCCGCGGAGGCGGGATCGCAGATCGCCCCCTGGATGGCGGTGGCGATCGTGGCCCGCGAATTGTTGGTGACGATGCTGCGGAGCGAGGTCGAGGTCTCTGGCGGCGACTTCTCGGCCCGCCTGGCCGGCAAACTGAAGATGGTGCTGCAGTGCGCGGCGTGCCTGATGAGCCTGTGGCTGCTGCACGCCGGGCAATCGGCGGCGTCGTCGCCGGCGTGGCTCCCCGACGCGACCTACTGGACCGCGGCTGCGACCGTCGTGCTGACCCTTTACTCCGGCTGGGGCTACGTGGCGCTCGCGGCGGGGATGCTCACCGCTGACAGGGAGGCGGCGTGA
- a CDS encoding CPBP family intramembrane glutamic endopeptidase — protein sequence MLAQEAQDLFLTWADLAILPVSLLALSLVWLQYQAGVLAPWAPRRSVPWGALAMTPAVFLVVNVLTPAPANPSPETDIPFVSLAIADSVFKLSIVAVIVAVMIRSGTTWRDLGVPESWAVAYADAKLGVLTTLACLGPIVLIQAAMVWGLQFPYEHPTLEALADVADPGVLAAVTLSAVLTAPLFEELIFRVLFQGAIERLEWVWLVVRRRRLESGKGAEDEIDEEMGAEALEEARGEIDSQPNEATFGGMAFGWPSVLASSAAFALVHLGQGPAPIALFFFAGVLGWLYLRTHRITPGLFAHMALNLTVVAGTAMGAWLGG from the coding sequence ATGCTGGCCCAAGAAGCCCAAGACCTGTTTCTTACGTGGGCCGACCTGGCGATCCTGCCGGTCAGCCTGCTCGCGCTCTCGCTCGTGTGGCTGCAGTACCAAGCGGGCGTGTTGGCGCCTTGGGCGCCGCGTCGGAGCGTTCCTTGGGGGGCGCTGGCGATGACGCCGGCGGTCTTCTTGGTGGTGAACGTGCTGACCCCTGCGCCCGCGAACCCCTCGCCAGAGACAGACATCCCGTTCGTGTCGCTCGCGATCGCCGATTCGGTGTTCAAGCTCTCGATCGTGGCGGTGATCGTGGCGGTGATGATCCGCAGCGGCACTACGTGGCGAGACCTGGGGGTCCCCGAGAGCTGGGCGGTGGCATACGCCGACGCGAAGCTGGGCGTCCTGACGACGCTCGCCTGCCTCGGGCCCATCGTGCTGATCCAGGCCGCGATGGTGTGGGGCCTGCAGTTCCCCTACGAGCACCCGACGCTCGAAGCGTTGGCGGACGTCGCCGACCCCGGCGTCTTGGCCGCCGTGACCCTCTCGGCGGTGCTCACCGCGCCGCTATTCGAAGAGCTGATCTTCCGCGTGTTGTTCCAGGGAGCGATCGAACGCCTCGAATGGGTCTGGCTGGTGGTCCGCCGCCGGCGGCTGGAGAGCGGCAAGGGCGCGGAGGACGAGATCGACGAAGAGATGGGCGCCGAGGCGCTCGAAGAGGCCCGCGGCGAGATCGACTCCCAACCGAACGAAGCCACGTTCGGCGGGATGGCGTTCGGCTGGCCGAGCGTGCTGGCCAGCAGCGCCGCGTTTGCGCTGGTCCACCTGGGCCAGGGCCCCGCGCCCATCGCTCTGTTCTTCTTCGCGGGTGTGCTAGGCTGGCTCTACCTCCGCACCCACCGCATCACGCCGGGGCTGTTCGCCCACATGGCGTTGAATCTGACGGTGGTGGCGGGCACGGCGATGGGGGCTTGGTTGGGGGGGTGA
- a CDS encoding type II toxin-antitoxin system HicB family antitoxin, with protein MHNEFTAIVEQDGEWFLAYSPEVPGANGQGKSRDEALASLRDAIALVLDDRREDGLRGVPDDADRTVVAVG; from the coding sequence GTGCATAACGAATTCACCGCGATCGTCGAACAAGACGGAGAGTGGTTTCTGGCCTATTCCCCTGAGGTGCCCGGCGCCAACGGCCAGGGAAAGTCGCGTGACGAAGCTCTGGCAAGCCTGCGTGACGCCATCGCGTTGGTTTTAGACGATCGCCGCGAGGATGGCCTACGAGGTGTGCCCGACGACGCCGACCGTACGGTCGTGGCCGTGGGATGA
- a CDS encoding type II toxin-antitoxin system HicA family toxin, translating into MKVAEILDRLDQDGWRLVAYRGSHRQFKHPTKTGRVTVPGKRNDDLPPGTLNSILKQAGLKR; encoded by the coding sequence ATGAAGGTTGCAGAAATCCTGGATCGTCTTGACCAGGATGGCTGGCGCCTGGTCGCTTACCGAGGCAGCCACCGCCAATTCAAGCACCCCACGAAGACCGGGCGCGTAACTGTTCCGGGCAAACGCAACGACGACCTGCCTCCCGGGACGCTCAATAGCATCCTCAAACAAGCCGGACTCAAGCGATGA
- a CDS encoding type II toxin-antitoxin system HicB family antitoxin: MKRYAIVIEKAPNNFAAYVPDLPGCVATGATFEETEREVREAIEFHLEGLREDGLPIPEPVTRVDYSEVPG, encoded by the coding sequence ATGAAACGCTACGCGATTGTCATCGAGAAGGCCCCAAACAATTTTGCGGCCTACGTGCCGGACCTGCCAGGCTGCGTGGCAACCGGGGCGACCTTCGAAGAGACCGAGCGCGAGGTCCGCGAAGCGATCGAGTTCCACCTAGAGGGGCTGCGAGAGGACGGACTGCCGATCCCAGAACCGGTGACGCGAGTCGACTACTCAGAAGTCCCGGGCTGA
- a CDS encoding Gfo/Idh/MocA family protein has translation MTPIRIAIVGAGRLGTFHARQAAELEALEVVAVCDPFQASREKLAAEIGVEPVADYRSLIGRVDAAVIATPTVSHFEVASRLLEAGVHALVEKPVTPTCEQANELVELAEAKGLTLQVGHVERFNPAFEAVRGEVSSPKFIQATRTSGYTFRSTDIGVVLDVMIHDIDLAISLAASPVVEVQAMGLSVLGGHEDMVDARLRFANGCVAHLTASRVSYQQQRTMQVFSDRAFAAIDFQTRKATTLHPRPDVLARQFSVPGLDAAQVEHYRENLFDTLLVKSEHEWPAVNAIGEELKDFARAITTGDPPRVSGVAARDALAVAEQILDSVATHAWDGKRVGAFASPRAGESITRAA, from the coding sequence ATGACACCGATCCGCATCGCTATTGTCGGCGCAGGCCGACTAGGGACCTTCCACGCCCGCCAAGCAGCAGAACTCGAGGCCTTGGAAGTGGTCGCCGTGTGCGATCCGTTCCAAGCCTCTCGCGAGAAGCTGGCCGCGGAGATCGGCGTCGAGCCGGTCGCCGACTACCGGTCGCTCATCGGCCGCGTCGACGCGGCGGTGATCGCCACGCCGACCGTGTCGCACTTCGAGGTCGCCAGCCGGCTGCTCGAAGCCGGCGTCCACGCGCTGGTCGAAAAGCCGGTCACCCCGACCTGTGAGCAAGCAAACGAACTAGTCGAGCTGGCCGAAGCCAAGGGGCTGACGCTGCAGGTCGGCCACGTCGAGCGGTTCAACCCCGCGTTCGAGGCGGTCCGGGGCGAGGTCAGCAGCCCCAAGTTCATCCAGGCCACGCGCACCAGCGGCTACACGTTCCGCTCGACCGACATCGGGGTGGTGTTGGACGTGATGATCCACGACATCGACCTGGCGATCAGCCTGGCCGCGTCGCCCGTGGTCGAGGTCCAGGCCATGGGCCTCAGCGTGCTGGGGGGCCACGAAGACATGGTGGACGCCCGCCTGCGGTTCGCCAACGGCTGCGTCGCGCACCTCACGGCCTCGCGCGTCAGCTACCAGCAGCAGCGGACGATGCAGGTCTTCTCCGACCGCGCGTTCGCGGCCATCGACTTCCAGACCCGCAAAGCGACCACCCTCCACCCGCGGCCCGACGTGCTGGCCCGCCAGTTCAGCGTCCCCGGACTCGACGCCGCTCAGGTAGAACACTACCGCGAAAACCTGTTCGACACGCTGCTGGTGAAGAGCGAGCACGAGTGGCCCGCGGTGAACGCCATCGGCGAGGAGCTGAAAGACTTCGCCCGCGCGATCACCACCGGCGACCCGCCGCGCGTAAGCGGCGTCGCGGCCCGCGACGCGCTCGCGGTAGCCGAACAGATCCTCGACAGCGTCGCCACACACGCCTGGGACGGGAAGCGGGTGGGGGCGTTCGCGTCGCCGCGTGCCGGTGAATCGATCACCCGGGCCGCGTAG
- the lpxA gene encoding acyl-ACP--UDP-N-acetylglucosamine O-acyltransferase: MAASIATTAWVDPRAKIAEEVEIGPFCVIGPDVSIGAGTRLLNNVTLMGCVKLGKDNLLYPNCVIGGEPQDISYQGTDTRVEIGDSNIIREGVTVNRASEKEDGVTRVGSNNFLMAGVHVAHDCKLGDHIIIANGTMLGGHVHVHDRASISGGVAVHHYSTIGSYSFTGGLSRVLHDVPPFMLAEGIPARPRCINIVALKRNGFTPEVIDTLAEAHRLLYRSKVGLNAARETLGAAGADCPQLRSLIQFIEVQNDGRHGRGREAKRAA, translated from the coding sequence ATGGCCGCCAGTATCGCCACCACCGCCTGGGTTGACCCCCGGGCAAAGATCGCCGAAGAGGTCGAGATCGGCCCCTTCTGCGTGATCGGCCCCGACGTCTCCATCGGCGCCGGCACCCGGCTGCTGAACAACGTCACGCTCATGGGCTGCGTGAAGCTCGGCAAGGACAACCTGCTCTACCCCAACTGCGTGATCGGGGGCGAGCCGCAAGACATCAGCTACCAGGGGACCGACACCCGGGTAGAGATCGGCGATTCGAACATCATCCGCGAAGGGGTGACCGTCAATCGCGCCAGCGAGAAAGAGGACGGCGTCACCCGCGTCGGCAGCAACAACTTTCTGATGGCCGGCGTGCACGTCGCCCACGACTGCAAGCTGGGCGACCACATCATCATCGCCAACGGCACGATGCTGGGCGGCCACGTGCACGTGCACGACCGCGCGTCCATCTCGGGCGGCGTGGCCGTGCACCACTACTCCACCATCGGCAGCTACAGCTTCACCGGCGGGCTCAGCCGCGTGCTGCACGACGTCCCCCCGTTCATGCTGGCCGAAGGGATCCCCGCCCGGCCGCGCTGCATCAACATCGTGGCCCTGAAACGCAACGGCTTCACCCCCGAGGTGATCGACACCCTGGCCGAAGCCCACCGCCTGCTCTACCGCTCGAAGGTCGGCCTGAACGCCGCCCGCGAAACGCTGGGCGCCGCCGGCGCGGACTGCCCGCAGTTGCGTTCGCTCATCCAGTTCATCGAAGTCCAAAACGACGGCCGCCACGGTCGCGGCCGGGAGGCAAAACGCGCAGCATGA
- the lpxC gene encoding UDP-3-O-acyl-N-acetylglucosamine deacetylase, with translation MISSRPQRTISRPVAVRGRGYWSGARVRVEFRPADPGTGLAFVRDDLPGKPRVQVDVATAKPASRRTVLAVGPAEVEMVEHVLAALYGVGVDNCEIGVDAAEMPGCDGSATEFVAALDRAGYTEQPAFTHPIYVDRPFRCGGGDQWIEMRPSIGGGLSIEYHLDYGSGSPIGTQWFVLNATPGTFRSELCAARTFVLKSEAEALRAQGLAGHVSPQELLIFDADGPIENELRWPDECVRHKVLDVLGDLALVGRPIAAHVVAFRSGHLLNGELASALSNAYCQERIRRSA, from the coding sequence ATGATCTCGTCGCGCCCACAACGTACGATTTCCCGCCCCGTCGCCGTCCGCGGCCGGGGCTACTGGTCCGGCGCCCGCGTGCGGGTCGAGTTCCGGCCCGCCGACCCGGGGACCGGCCTGGCCTTTGTCCGCGACGACCTGCCGGGCAAACCCCGCGTGCAGGTTGACGTCGCCACGGCCAAGCCCGCCAGCCGACGCACCGTGCTGGCCGTTGGCCCCGCCGAGGTAGAGATGGTTGAGCACGTGCTCGCCGCGCTCTACGGCGTGGGGGTCGACAACTGCGAGATCGGCGTCGACGCCGCAGAGATGCCCGGCTGCGACGGTTCGGCCACCGAGTTCGTGGCCGCGCTCGACCGCGCGGGTTACACCGAGCAGCCCGCCTTCACCCACCCGATCTACGTCGACCGCCCGTTCCGTTGCGGCGGCGGCGATCAGTGGATCGAGATGCGTCCGTCGATCGGCGGCGGCCTCTCCATCGAGTACCACCTCGACTACGGCTCCGGCTCTCCCATCGGCACGCAGTGGTTTGTGCTGAACGCCACGCCGGGCACCTTCCGCTCCGAGCTGTGCGCCGCCCGCACCTTTGTCCTCAAGTCGGAAGCCGAGGCGCTCCGCGCCCAGGGCCTGGCGGGGCACGTGTCGCCCCAGGAACTGCTGATCTTCGACGCCGACGGCCCGATCGAGAACGAGCTGCGTTGGCCGGACGAGTGTGTCCGCCACAAGGTGCTCGACGTGCTGGGCGACCTGGCCTTGGTCGGCCGCCCGATCGCGGCCCACGTCGTGGCGTTCCGCAGCGGCCACCTGCTCAACGGCGAGCTCGCCAGTGCCTTGAGCAACGCCTACTGCCAAGAACGCATCCGCCGTTCGGCCTGA
- a CDS encoding OmpH family outer membrane protein, with product MKTLLSLATAATLLSAAPFVSAQNPAGANATKYGIAVVDINYIFKKDARFEAQMKAIQSEMVGVNDTLNAKRTEIAKAEQAMQTLNIGSPEYKQQDENLAKAKADFQLDVNKQRREILEREAKVYYDTYQRVTSAITFYAKQKNIALVMRFIGEEPDPNRRDEIIASINKDVHFQNQIDITPDILAMLNQQQQAAARPGQPLQ from the coding sequence GTGAAGACCCTGCTCTCGCTGGCGACCGCCGCCACGCTGCTTAGCGCAGCCCCGTTTGTTTCCGCCCAAAACCCCGCGGGCGCCAACGCCACCAAGTACGGCATCGCCGTGGTGGACATCAACTACATCTTCAAGAAGGACGCGCGCTTCGAAGCGCAGATGAAGGCGATCCAGTCGGAGATGGTGGGGGTGAACGACACCCTCAACGCCAAGCGGACCGAGATCGCAAAGGCCGAGCAGGCCATGCAGACGCTCAACATCGGCTCGCCCGAGTACAAGCAGCAGGACGAGAACTTGGCCAAGGCCAAGGCCGACTTCCAGCTCGACGTGAACAAGCAGCGTCGTGAGATCTTGGAGCGTGAGGCGAAGGTGTACTACGACACCTACCAGCGCGTCACAAGCGCGATCACTTTCTACGCCAAACAGAAGAACATCGCCCTGGTGATGCGGTTCATCGGCGAAGAGCCGGACCCGAACCGTCGCGACGAGATCATCGCGTCGATCAACAAGGACGTCCACTTCCAGAACCAGATCGACATCACGCCAGACATCCTGGCGATGCTCAATCAGCAGCAGCAGGCCGCCGCCCGCCCCGGCCAGCCGCTTCAGTAG